CGATCCCAGAAGCTGTCAGAGCAATGATCCCAACACCCAGAATACTTAAGACATCGACGACGTGCAAAAACCCGATCTTCTTGTGAATCCAATGGTCATGCGTGCTCTGAATACATTCCACTCTGAGTGAATCCAAACTCTCTTCTAACAAGGTCGGGTACGATGTATGGCTATCATGAGCAAGTCTTATATATTCTGTAGGAGATGAGGATCAGATCGAGGTGCGGAGAGGTAGTGACTCACTTTCAATGACCTTTCTTTCAGTTGTTGTGAAATCCTGAAGAAGTTGCCCGTTGGCACGGGAAAGCCACGAATGGTTCCTTGCAGGCATCCCTAGTTAATCGAGATATCCTCGTAGACATGAGAAACTCGACTCACTCCGTACTGGAATCTATAGTGACCTTCATCTCCGCGTCGCCGCCAGAAATCCTGCACAAGTATTGTATATGGTCCTCGTCGTGATGGCATGGTAATCGGTGTCCAGCGTCGTTAATATCCAAAGAGAGCGATAGACGATTGGGACTGTTCTGAATATTGAGGTACATAGGATTGGCGACACATAGCGTTATTGTCGAGACGATGAGAGCGTATACATATCGACTGGGAATCATGGCGGGT
This genomic window from Marasmius oreades isolate 03SP1 chromosome 8, whole genome shotgun sequence contains:
- a CDS encoding uncharacterized protein (antiSMASH:Cluster_8.1), with product MIPSRYVYALIVSTITLCVANPMYLNIQNSPNRLSLSLDINDAGHRLPCHHDEDHIQYLCRISGGDAEMKVTIDSSTENHSWLSRANGQLLQDFTTTERKVIEKYIRLAHDSHTSYPTLLEESLDSLRVECIQSTHDHWIHKKIGFLHVVDVLSILGVGIIALTASGIALMVGRSDKVSTVVDIIGANENQSRTPISSGVGKIGLFSPTRRSFFDEKRIA